A region from the Nymphalis io chromosome 9, ilAglIoxx1.1, whole genome shotgun sequence genome encodes:
- the LOC126770605 gene encoding uncharacterized protein LOC126770605: MNQVVVALALLVTATRAQLRPADAPPAINDTRCGAECVRCAADGCVKCARLLVWPGGSCAHDCPAGTRESWAHDEHLMGRVCYPVHTYNEVLVGGACGAIICIALVAAIAAYVRCRSHARTQAQPLPQPNQDDDAQLREFHKQLDCLRPHAYTLLAILNHTRNQVRELYQLGNNDAAMAYSCVLSDLAKLLILLNKQQVPVVPDEWQRLASWAERILKRYRRVSLGQQQQEQLVNFLPSPPSQGSDSETTQQSFTTFKPPSYSPSSYESHILDKDLENQCEWSDVGRPPSYSQIERESETIVLSDPWERRPIVRRESVWLEDELFEMTRRPQDELTTEL, from the exons ATGAACCAGGTGGTGGTGGCGTTGGCGTTGCTCGTGACGGCGACGCGCGCGCAGCTCCGACCGGCCGACGCGCCGCCTGCCATAAACGATACAC GATGCGGTGCGGAGTGCGTGCGCTGCGCTGCGGATGGGTGCGTCAAGTGCGCCCGTTTACTCGTCTGGCCTGGGGGCTCGTGCGCGCACGACTGCCCCGCCGGCACTCGCGAGTCCTGGGCTCACGATGAGCATCTCATGGGCCGCGTGTGTTATCCTGTCCACACTTATAATGAA GTGTTGGTAGGCGGCGCGTGCGGTGCAATCATATGTATAGCTTTAGTAGCTGCTATAGCCGCGTACGTACGATGTCGGAGTCATGCACGAACGCAGGCTCAACCTTTACCACAACCAAACCAGGATGATGACGCACAGCTTCGAGAATTTCACAAACAGCTTGATTGTTTAAga CCACATGCATACACTTTGCTGGCAATATTAAATCATACAAGAAATCAAGTGCGAGAACTCTATCAGCTTGGAAACAATGACGCTGCTATGGCTTATAG CTGTGTGCTGAGTGACTTAGCGAAGCTGCTAATACTTCTGAACAAACAACAAGTGCCCGTGGTCCCGGATGAATGGCAAAGGCTAGCCAGTTGGGCTGAAAG aattttAAAACGCTATCGACGAGTAAGTTTGGGCCAACAACAGCAAGAACAATTGGTGAACTTTCTACCATCCCCACCGAGTCAAGGATCCGATTCCGAAACTACTCAACAATCTTTCACCACATTTAAACCACCGTCATACTCGCCGTCTTCATATGAAAGCCACATACTAGACAAAGATTTAGAAAACCAGTGTGAATGGAGTGATGTGGGAAGACCGCCTAGCTATTCCCAAATAGAGAGAGAAAGCGAAACTATCGTCCTCTCAGATCCTTGGGAGAGGCGCCCGATAGTTAGACGAGAAAGTGTGTGGTTAGAGGACGAACTCTTCGAAATGACAAGGCGTCCTCAAGATGAACTTACCACGGAACTATAA
- the LOC126770899 gene encoding dynein intermediate chain 3, ciliary-like produces the protein MGSYLKSTYEYTKLRKKFGRQPLFQNVSAHILDSINPDYELQKQFIFRNPVHREVQATSPQAEHESNTKQVIKHEQGINHTEGGWPRDVHLYNEEHILRHRRRIQHEENYVHSVLNLKHSMEHFIDQNNAIDMYQAYFSDLKPQAPVEKYKVQIANVFRDPFHRPISSIAWTNEKKAKVITSYCYKTHSIQPDTNQNNICYVWDVNRQTSPIHEFSPESSCWQVVSAPVESDVIIAGLSNGTINIFDIRLGPKAVTNSSIYNSHLAPITALLYTHSRTNTEFFTGSLDGQCLWWDKRNISNPIDQLSMSVRHPADEEPNLTNSEGISSLQFDKGLPTKYLCGTESGLVINANRMGRSHCEILTSYWIAHTGPVRSVHRSPCTLRMFITCGDWTVKVWSEEVRSAPIIVSKPYRHQITDVAWAPLRYSCYMVVAADGLFYYWDLLRKYKQPVASLNISDHGLTKVAPHPEGESIAVGDNYGSLFLLHLSDNMIYPGVNDKQFMHQIYDRETRKEHILDARLKEIRLKARIEQEPSIILSEETTDIENLEKEEELYFKIVKEEISLTDGVFPTSNFSVI, from the coding sequence atGGGAAGTTACTTAAAATCTACCTATGAATATACTAAATTACGAAAAAAATTTGGGAGACAACCGTTATTTCAAAACGTATCAGCCCATATATTGGACTCAATCAACCCGGATTATGAACTTCAGAAACAGTTTATTTTTCGTAATCCTGTGCATCGAGAAGTACAAGCTACATCACCACAAGCGGAACATGAAAGTAACACAAAGCAAGTAATCAAGCATGAGCAAGGTATAAATCACACCGAAGGTGGTTGGCCTCGTGATGTTCATCTTTATAATGAAGAACACATATTACGACATCGTCGTCGTATACAACACGAAGAAAACTATGTGCATTCAGTATTAAACCTAAAACACTCTATGGAACATTTCATCGATCAAAATAACGCAATTGATATGTATCAGGCATATTTTTCTGATTTGAAACCTCAAGCCCcagtagaaaaatataaagttcaaaTTGCTAACGTTTTTCGTGATCCTTTTCATCGACCTATTTCAAGTATTGCGTGGACGAATGAGAAAAAGGCTAAAGTCATAACATCTTACTGCTATAAAACACATTCAATACAGCCagatacaaatcaaaataacatTTGTTACGTGTGGGATGTTAATAGACAAACTTCGCCAATACATGAGTTTTCTCCCGAGTCTAGCTGCTGGCAAGTCGTAAGTGCTCCTGTAGAATCAGATGTAATAATTGCAGGACTCAGCAATGGCACaatcaatatttttgatatacgATTGGGACCTAAAGCAGTAACCAACAGTTCTATATATAATTCTCACTTGGCGCCCATAACTGCATTACTTTATACACATTCACGCACCAATACAGAATTTTTTACTGGATCTCTTGATGGTCAGTGTTTGTGGTGggacaaaagaaatatttctaaTCCAATAGATCAGCTCTCAATGTCAGTTAGACACCCAGCTGATGAAGAACCAAATTTAACTAATTCCGAAGGTATAAGTAGCCTTCAATTTGACAAGGGATTACCCACTAAATACTTATGCGGTACAGAATCGGGGTTGGTTATAAATGCGAATCGTATGGGACGAAGTCATTGTGAGATATTGACTTCATATTGGATAGCTCATACGGGGCCAGTCAGATCAGTCCACCGCAGTCCATGCACTCTACGAATGTTTATAACATGCGGAGATTGGACCGTTAAAGTTTGGAGTGAAGAAGTTCGGTCAGCTCCTATTATTGTTTCAAAACCATACCGACATCAAATTACTGATGTGGCTTGGGCGCCTCTTCGATATTCTTGTTACATGGTTGTAGCGGCTgatggtttattttattactgggATCTTCTACGAAAATATAAACAGCCAGTAGCATCTCTTAATATATCAGATCATGGCCTTACTAAGGTAGCACCTCATCCAGAGGGCGAATCTATAGCCGTTGGAGACAATTATGGATCATTATTTTTGTTGCATTTATCTGATAATATGATTTATCCAGGTGTCAATGATAAACAATTTATGCATCAAATATATGACCGAGAAACAAGAAAAGAGCATATTTTAGACGCACGTTTGAAAGAAATACGATTAAAGGCGCGTATAGAACAGGAACCTTCAATTATACTTTCTGAAGAAACTACGGATATTGAAAATCTTGAAAAAGAAGAGgaactttattttaagattGTAAAGGAAGAGATAAGTCTTACGGATGGAGTATTTCCCACATCAAATTTCtctgtaatttaa